One Gordonia sp. SID5947 genomic region harbors:
- the nuoD gene encoding NADH dehydrogenase (quinone) subunit D — protein MTTTGHGNTPTHHPADVHPTQTYTVSGQDWDEIVTAVRERAAAQPGDERIVVNMGPQHPSTHGVLRLILEIEGETVTEARCGIGYLHTGIEKNLEYRTWTQGVTFVTRMDYLSPFFNETAYCLGVERLLGITDDIPERASVIRVMLMELNRISSHLVALATGGMELGAVTAMFLGFREREMILDVFEHITGLRMNHAYIRPGGVSQDLPDDATDKVAALLDVLPSRLGELEDLLNENYIWKARTQGVGYLDLTGCMALGITGPVLRSTGLPHDLRKSQPYCGYEHYEFDVITENTCDSYGRYLIRVKEMQESVRIVRQCLDRLRPGPVMVADRKLAWPADLALGPDGLGNSPEHIAKIMGTSMEALIHHFKLVTEGMRVPAGQCYVAVESPRGELGVHMVSDGGTRPYRVHYRDPSFTNLQAVAAMCEGGMVADVITAVASIDPVMGGVDR, from the coding sequence ATGACCACCACCGGCCACGGAAATACTCCCACCCACCATCCCGCGGATGTGCACCCCACCCAGACGTATACCGTCTCCGGCCAGGACTGGGACGAGATCGTCACCGCCGTGCGGGAACGGGCTGCGGCACAACCGGGTGACGAACGCATCGTCGTCAACATGGGTCCCCAGCACCCGTCCACACACGGTGTGCTGCGGCTGATCCTGGAGATCGAGGGCGAGACCGTCACCGAGGCTCGCTGCGGAATCGGCTACCTGCACACCGGGATCGAGAAGAACCTGGAGTACCGGACCTGGACGCAGGGCGTCACCTTTGTCACCCGGATGGATTACCTCTCCCCGTTCTTCAACGAGACTGCCTACTGCCTCGGTGTCGAGCGTCTGCTCGGGATCACCGACGACATCCCCGAGCGCGCCAGTGTGATCCGCGTGATGCTGATGGAACTCAACCGCATCTCATCGCATCTCGTCGCGCTGGCCACCGGCGGTATGGAACTCGGTGCGGTGACGGCGATGTTCCTCGGTTTCCGCGAACGGGAGATGATTCTCGACGTCTTCGAGCACATCACCGGGCTGCGGATGAACCATGCCTACATCCGGCCCGGCGGTGTGTCGCAGGACCTCCCCGACGATGCGACGGACAAGGTCGCCGCACTGCTCGACGTCCTGCCGTCACGCCTCGGTGAACTCGAGGACCTGCTCAACGAGAACTACATCTGGAAGGCCCGCACCCAGGGGGTCGGCTACCTCGATCTCACCGGCTGCATGGCGCTCGGGATCACCGGTCCGGTGCTGCGGTCGACCGGCCTTCCGCACGACCTGCGCAAGTCCCAACCCTATTGCGGATACGAGCATTACGAGTTCGACGTCATCACCGAGAACACCTGCGACTCCTACGGGCGCTACCTGATCCGGGTCAAGGAGATGCAGGAGTCGGTACGGATCGTGCGACAGTGCCTCGACCGCCTGCGTCCGGGTCCGGTGATGGTGGCCGACCGTAAGCTCGCCTGGCCCGCCGACCTCGCCCTCGGACCCGACGGTCTGGGCAACTCGCCGGAGCACATCGCGAAGATCATGGGTACCTCGATGGAGGCGCTGATCCACCACTTCAAGCTGGTGACCGAAGGCATGCGGGTCCCTGCCGGACAGTGCTACGTCGCCGTGGAGTCCCCCCGCGGGGAACTCGGTGTCCACATGGTCAGCGACGGCGGCACACGACCGTACCGGGTGCACTACCGGGACCCGTCGTTCACCAATCTGCAAGCGGTGGCGGCGATGTGCGAAGGCGGCATGGTCGCCGACGTGATCACCGCCGTCGCCAGCATCGACCCGGTGATGGGAGGGGTTGACCGATGA
- a CDS encoding NADH-quinone oxidoreductase subunit J — MTATVTAEIVQTSTGEAVQFWVLGVVAVAGALGVVFATKAVYSAIFLATTMIVLAVFYVAQGALFLGVVQVVVYTGAVMMLFLFVLMLIGVDSSDSLVETLRGQRVAAVVLGIGFGVLLIAATANASLAVFAGAPSTAGPNIPATASDGNIEALARLIFVRYLWAFELTGALLIAATLGAMVLAHRERFGPRRSQRELSEERFRQGVDMTPMPSPGVYARHNAVDVPALLPDGTPSELSVNPTLRPRPAPTPPPPERHGIHRTPGKAGR, encoded by the coding sequence GTGACAGCGACAGTGACCGCCGAGATCGTTCAGACGTCGACGGGTGAGGCCGTACAGTTCTGGGTGCTCGGCGTGGTCGCGGTCGCCGGCGCACTGGGGGTCGTGTTCGCCACCAAAGCCGTGTACTCGGCCATCTTCCTGGCGACCACCATGATCGTGCTCGCCGTGTTCTACGTTGCCCAGGGTGCGCTGTTCCTCGGAGTCGTCCAGGTGGTGGTCTACACCGGCGCGGTGATGATGCTGTTCCTGTTCGTGCTGATGCTGATCGGCGTCGACTCCTCGGATTCGTTGGTGGAAACCCTTCGCGGGCAGCGTGTCGCGGCAGTCGTCCTGGGAATCGGGTTCGGTGTCCTGCTGATAGCGGCGACCGCGAATGCGTCGTTGGCCGTGTTCGCGGGGGCGCCGTCGACGGCCGGGCCGAATATTCCCGCGACCGCCTCCGACGGCAACATCGAGGCGCTCGCACGGCTCATCTTCGTCCGCTATCTGTGGGCTTTCGAGCTCACCGGTGCGCTGCTGATCGCCGCGACCCTCGGTGCGATGGTTCTGGCGCACCGGGAACGCTTCGGGCCGAGGCGGAGTCAGCGCGAGTTGTCGGAGGAGCGCTTCCGCCAGGGCGTGGACATGACGCCGATGCCGAGTCCGGGGGTGTACGCCCGTCACAACGCGGTCGACGTGCCCGCGCTGCTGCCCGACGGCACGCCGTCGGAGCTTTCGGTGAACCCGACACTGCGTCCGCGACCGGCCCCCACGCCGCCTCCGCCGGAGCGGCACGGCATCCACCGCACGCCGGGGAAGGCGGGGCGATGA
- a CDS encoding NADH-quinone oxidoreductase subunit C, translated as MTRAEQTGPEQIGVRRGLFGVHGSGDTSGYGGLVQAVTLPGSSVRPYGGYFDEVADELEAGLAELPGTDYQQAVEKVVIFRDEMTLHVHRDHLRAVALTVRNRDTLRFELCLGVNGVHYPDDHGRELHAVYPLASITHNRRLRLEVSVADDDPHIPSLTDIYPTDDWHERETYDFFGIVFDGHRSLTRIQMPDDWQGHPQRKDYPLGGVPVEYKGTRIAPPDQRRSYS; from the coding sequence ATGACCAGAGCCGAACAGACCGGTCCCGAGCAGATCGGTGTGCGGCGCGGACTGTTCGGCGTACACGGCAGTGGTGACACCTCGGGCTACGGCGGACTGGTGCAAGCCGTCACGCTCCCGGGCAGTTCCGTCCGCCCCTACGGCGGCTATTTCGACGAGGTTGCCGACGAGCTCGAGGCCGGATTGGCGGAGCTACCCGGGACCGACTACCAGCAGGCCGTCGAGAAGGTGGTGATCTTCCGCGACGAGATGACCCTGCACGTCCATCGCGATCACCTCCGGGCCGTCGCCCTGACGGTACGGAACAGGGACACGCTGCGCTTCGAATTGTGCTTGGGCGTCAACGGGGTTCACTACCCGGACGACCATGGCCGTGAACTCCACGCGGTCTATCCACTGGCCTCCATCACCCACAACCGGCGACTCCGACTCGAGGTGTCCGTCGCCGACGACGACCCGCACATACCGAGCCTCACCGACATCTACCCGACCGACGATTGGCACGAACGCGAGACCTACGACTTCTTCGGCATCGTCTTCGACGGCCACCGGTCGCTGACCCGCATCCAGATGCCCGACGACTGGCAGGGTCACCCGCAGCGAAAGGACTACCCACTCGGCGGTGTCCCGGTGGAGTACAAGGGAACCCGGATCGCACCGCCCGATCAACGGAGGTCCTACAGCTGA
- the nuoK gene encoding NADH-quinone oxidoreductase subunit NuoK, with protein MNPENYLYLSALLFSIGAAGVLLRRNAIVVFMCIELMLNAANLAFVTFARMHGSLDGQVIAFFTMVVAAAEVVVGLAIIMTIFRSRRSASVDGTDLLKR; from the coding sequence ATGAATCCCGAGAACTACCTGTATCTCTCGGCACTGCTGTTCAGCATCGGTGCCGCCGGGGTACTGCTGCGCCGCAACGCGATCGTGGTCTTCATGTGTATCGAGTTGATGCTCAACGCGGCAAACCTGGCATTCGTCACCTTCGCCCGGATGCACGGGTCGTTGGACGGTCAGGTCATCGCGTTCTTCACCATGGTCGTCGCAGCGGCCGAGGTGGTGGTGGGTCTGGCGATCATCATGACCATCTTCCGGTCGCGGCGGTCGGCCTCGGTCGACGGCACAGATCTGCTGAAGCGGTAA
- the nuoL gene encoding NADH-quinone oxidoreductase subunit L has protein sequence MSTEATADLLWLVPALPLLGAVVLLLSGRRTDRWGHLLGTGLALASFVLGLVMFFGMLGRPTDDRAVHRILFSWVPVGELHVDFGLQLDQLSMCFVLLITGVGSLIHIYSIGYMADDPDRRRFFAYLNLFLAAMLILVLADNYLGLYLGWEGVGLASYLLIGFWQYKPTAATAAKKAFVVNRVGDIGLAVALMIMFATFGAVSFETVFAGAGQAGQNVLTALGFVLLLAACGKSAQVPLQSWLGDAMEGPTPVSALIHAATMVTAGVYLIARSGPIFDLAPAAQVGVTVVGAVTLLFGAVIGCAKDDIKKALAASTMSQIGYMILATGLGPAGYAFAIMHLLTHGFFKAGLFLGAGSVMHGMNDETDMRRFGGLRTVMPITFVTFGLGYLAIIGVPPFAGFFSKDPIIEAAFASGGADGWLLGGAALLGAGITAFYMTRVMLLTFFGERRWRQDLHPHESPGTMTVPMILIAIGSVISGALLAWGDSLVHWLEPVVGEEHHELAVPTWVVTVTILAVVALGVGLAWRQYATRPVPEVAPEDVSALTVAARRDLYGDAVNENLLMRPGQEVTRGLVLVENDGVDGLTTGLGRAIGALSQRIRGWQNGYVRSYALSMFAGAVLIVAMVMVVNVL, from the coding sequence GTGAGCACTGAGGCGACTGCGGATCTGCTCTGGCTGGTGCCGGCACTACCCCTGTTGGGTGCGGTGGTCCTGCTGCTGTCGGGCCGGCGCACCGACCGGTGGGGACATCTGCTGGGCACGGGCCTGGCGCTCGCGTCGTTCGTTCTCGGTCTCGTCATGTTCTTCGGGATGCTCGGCCGGCCCACCGATGACCGTGCGGTCCACCGAATACTGTTCTCCTGGGTCCCGGTCGGTGAGTTACACGTGGACTTCGGATTGCAGCTCGATCAGTTGTCGATGTGCTTCGTCCTGCTCATCACGGGCGTCGGATCGCTCATCCACATCTACTCGATCGGGTACATGGCCGACGACCCCGACCGGCGGCGATTCTTCGCCTATCTCAATCTGTTCCTGGCCGCCATGCTGATCCTGGTGTTGGCCGACAACTACCTCGGGCTCTACCTCGGATGGGAGGGCGTTGGCCTGGCGTCGTACCTGCTGATCGGCTTCTGGCAGTACAAGCCGACGGCCGCCACCGCCGCGAAGAAGGCGTTCGTGGTCAACCGGGTCGGCGACATCGGGCTTGCCGTGGCGTTGATGATCATGTTCGCCACCTTCGGTGCGGTCTCCTTCGAGACCGTGTTCGCCGGCGCCGGCCAGGCCGGGCAGAACGTACTCACCGCACTGGGTTTCGTGCTGTTGCTGGCGGCCTGCGGAAAGTCCGCGCAGGTGCCGCTGCAATCGTGGCTCGGTGACGCGATGGAGGGCCCGACACCGGTGTCGGCGCTCATCCATGCCGCCACCATGGTGACCGCCGGCGTGTACCTCATCGCACGGTCCGGTCCGATCTTCGACCTCGCCCCGGCAGCACAGGTCGGGGTCACCGTGGTCGGTGCGGTCACCCTGTTGTTCGGCGCCGTGATCGGTTGCGCCAAGGACGACATCAAGAAGGCGCTGGCGGCGTCGACGATGAGTCAAATCGGCTACATGATCCTCGCCACCGGACTCGGCCCGGCCGGTTACGCGTTCGCGATCATGCATCTGCTGACCCACGGGTTCTTCAAGGCGGGACTGTTCCTCGGCGCCGGATCGGTGATGCACGGGATGAACGACGAGACCGACATGCGACGCTTCGGCGGTCTGCGTACCGTCATGCCGATCACGTTCGTGACCTTCGGCCTCGGATACCTCGCGATCATCGGCGTGCCCCCGTTTGCCGGATTCTTCTCGAAGGACCCGATCATCGAGGCGGCGTTCGCATCCGGTGGCGCCGACGGTTGGCTGCTCGGCGGTGCGGCGCTGCTGGGCGCCGGCATCACCGCCTTCTACATGACGCGGGTGATGCTGTTGACGTTCTTCGGTGAGCGACGCTGGCGCCAGGACCTGCATCCGCACGAGTCACCCGGCACCATGACCGTACCGATGATCCTGATCGCGATCGGCTCGGTGATCTCCGGTGCGCTACTGGCATGGGGTGATTCGCTGGTCCACTGGCTCGAACCGGTGGTCGGCGAGGAACACCACGAGCTGGCGGTACCGACCTGGGTGGTCACGGTGACGATCCTCGCCGTGGTCGCGCTCGGGGTCGGACTCGCCTGGCGCCAGTACGCCACTCGTCCCGTTCCGGAGGTCGCACCCGAGGACGTGTCCGCGCTCACCGTGGCGGCACGGCGCGATCTGTACGGTGATGCGGTCAACGAGAACCTGCTGATGCGACCCGGCCAGGAAGTGACGCGCGGGCTCGTGCTCGTCGAGAACGACGGTGTGGACGGTCTCACCACAGGCCTCGGTCGTGCGATCGGCGCACTGTCGCAACGAATACGCGGCTGGCAGAACGGGTATGTCCGGTCCTACGCCTTGTCGATGTTTGCCGGCGCCGTCCTGATCGTCGCGATGGTGATGGTGGTGAACGTCCTGTGA
- a CDS encoding NADH-quinone oxidoreductase subunit A, which produces MNAYVPIMVLGAIAVGFAVFSVGIAILVGPKRYNRAKLEPYECGIEPLTESHSLAPGGASVTTTPRITDRVVQRIPVKYYLTAMLFIIFDIEIVFLYPWAVAFDALGWFGLAAMALFIVNVSVAYAYEWRRGGLTWE; this is translated from the coding sequence ATGAATGCCTACGTCCCGATCATGGTTCTCGGGGCAATTGCTGTGGGATTCGCGGTGTTCTCGGTCGGCATCGCGATCCTGGTCGGTCCGAAGCGGTACAACCGCGCCAAATTGGAACCGTATGAGTGTGGCATCGAACCGCTCACGGAATCGCACAGTCTGGCCCCCGGCGGGGCCTCGGTCACCACCACGCCACGCATCACCGATCGCGTGGTCCAGCGCATTCCGGTCAAGTACTACCTGACGGCAATGCTCTTCATCATCTTCGACATCGAGATCGTCTTCCTCTACCCGTGGGCGGTCGCCTTCGACGCTCTCGGATGGTTCGGACTCGCCGCCATGGCGCTGTTCATCGTCAATGTGTCGGTGGCCTACGCCTACGAGTGGCGACGCGGGGGACTGACCTGGGAATGA
- the nuoI gene encoding NADH-quinone oxidoreductase subunit NuoI: MPEFLKPISGLGVTFSSMFAPTITEQYPEEKTPTAPRYHGRHQLNRHPDGLEKCIGCELCAWACPADAIYVEGADNTDTERYSPGERYGRVYQINYLRCIGCGLCIEACPTRALTMTNDYEMADDNRADLIYEKDRLLAPLEPGATPAPHDMAPGSTEENYYRGEVSKDGQLIAKEDS, from the coding sequence ATGCCTGAGTTCCTCAAACCGATCAGCGGTCTCGGGGTGACCTTTTCGTCGATGTTCGCCCCGACGATCACCGAGCAGTATCCCGAGGAGAAAACGCCCACGGCGCCTCGATATCACGGTCGGCATCAGCTCAACCGGCATCCCGACGGGCTGGAGAAGTGCATCGGCTGCGAGCTGTGCGCGTGGGCCTGCCCCGCCGATGCCATCTACGTCGAAGGCGCCGACAACACCGATACCGAACGTTATTCGCCCGGGGAGCGCTACGGTCGCGTCTACCAGATCAACTACCTACGTTGCATCGGTTGCGGCCTGTGCATCGAGGCGTGTCCGACCCGCGCCCTCACCATGACCAACGACTACGAGATGGCCGACGACAACCGGGCCGACCTCATCTACGAAAAGGACCGCCTGCTTGCACCATTGGAGCCCGGGGCAACCCCGGCGCCCCACGACATGGCACCCGGTTCCACCGAGGAGAACTACTACCGGGGCGAGGTGTCGAAAGACGGTCAGCTCATCGCGAAGGAAGATTCGTGA
- a CDS encoding NADH-quinone oxidoreductase subunit B produces MGLEEKLPSGFLLSTVEDLAGFMRKGSLWPATFGLACCAIEMMATTSGRYDLARFGMEAFRASPRQADLMIVAGRVSQKMAPVLRQIYDQMAEPKWVLAMGVCASSGGMFNNYAIVQGVDHVVPVDIYLPGCPPRPEMLLNAILKLHEQIAQMPLGVNREQAIWAAEQAALQSKPTIEMKGLLR; encoded by the coding sequence ATGGGACTCGAGGAGAAACTGCCCAGCGGCTTCCTGCTGAGCACAGTCGAAGATCTGGCCGGGTTCATGCGCAAGGGTTCGTTGTGGCCGGCCACCTTCGGGCTGGCATGCTGCGCCATCGAGATGATGGCGACCACCTCCGGTCGCTACGACCTCGCGCGATTCGGGATGGAGGCGTTCCGTGCCTCACCCCGCCAGGCCGACCTGATGATCGTGGCCGGCCGTGTCAGCCAGAAGATGGCGCCCGTGTTGCGTCAGATCTACGACCAGATGGCCGAGCCCAAATGGGTACTGGCCATGGGTGTTTGCGCGTCGTCGGGCGGCATGTTCAACAATTACGCGATCGTGCAGGGCGTCGACCATGTGGTCCCGGTCGACATCTACCTGCCCGGTTGTCCGCCCCGACCCGAGATGCTTCTCAACGCGATCCTGAAGCTGCACGAGCAGATCGCCCAGATGCCGCTCGGTGTCAATCGTGAACAGGCGATCTGGGCGGCCGAACAGGCGGCGCTGCAATCGAAACCGACGATCGAGATGAAGGGGCTGCTCCGATGA
- the nuoH gene encoding NADH-quinone oxidoreductase subunit NuoH → MNFPTLADFGHDPWWLILLKAVGVFAFLVANPLAAILIERKIMARMQTRIGPNRVGPRGLLQSLADGVKLALKEGIIPSGVDKPIYLLAPIIAVVPAIMAFAVIPFGPMVSVFGHQTPLQLTDLPVGVLYVLAITSVGVYGIVLAGWSSGSTYPLLGGLRSTAQVISYEIAMGLTFAAVFLDATTMSTSGIVAAQEHHWYVLLLLPSFVIYAISMVGETNRAPFDLPEAEGELVGGFHTEYSSLKFAMFMLAEYINMVTVSALATTLFLGGWQAPWPISMFDWANSGWWPILWFTVKVWVFLFVFIWLRTSLPRLRYDQFMNLGWKVLIPISLTWVMVVAVIRAAIGTSDDDDLARSLVSAGAGLVVTALIGYAIWRLMRLPRVSLRDSSVAATRPAGQGATRAAEEAFDPMAGGFPVPPMPGQVLPSAPVQKPPSDPAKETTDA, encoded by the coding sequence ATGAACTTCCCCACCCTCGCCGACTTCGGCCATGATCCCTGGTGGCTCATCCTGCTCAAGGCGGTGGGCGTCTTCGCCTTCCTCGTCGCGAACCCTCTCGCGGCCATCCTGATCGAGCGAAAGATCATGGCGCGGATGCAGACCCGGATCGGGCCCAACCGGGTCGGGCCGCGCGGGCTGCTGCAGAGTCTCGCCGACGGCGTGAAACTCGCGCTCAAAGAAGGCATCATCCCGTCGGGCGTCGACAAACCGATCTACCTGCTCGCGCCGATCATCGCGGTGGTTCCTGCGATCATGGCATTCGCAGTCATCCCGTTCGGTCCGATGGTGTCGGTGTTCGGACATCAGACCCCCCTGCAGCTCACCGATCTTCCGGTGGGCGTGCTCTACGTCCTCGCGATCACCTCGGTCGGTGTGTACGGCATCGTGCTGGCCGGATGGTCGTCGGGCTCGACGTATCCGCTTCTCGGCGGTCTGCGTTCGACGGCCCAGGTGATCTCCTACGAGATCGCGATGGGCCTGACATTCGCCGCGGTGTTCCTCGACGCGACCACGATGTCGACGTCGGGCATCGTGGCTGCGCAAGAACACCATTGGTACGTCCTGCTGCTGTTGCCGTCGTTCGTGATCTACGCGATCTCGATGGTCGGCGAGACCAATCGCGCGCCGTTCGACCTGCCCGAGGCCGAGGGCGAGCTCGTCGGTGGATTCCACACCGAGTATTCGTCGCTCAAGTTCGCGATGTTCATGCTGGCCGAGTACATCAACATGGTCACCGTCTCGGCGTTGGCCACCACGCTGTTCCTCGGCGGCTGGCAGGCGCCGTGGCCGATCAGCATGTTCGACTGGGCCAACTCCGGCTGGTGGCCGATCCTCTGGTTCACCGTCAAGGTCTGGGTCTTTCTGTTCGTCTTCATCTGGCTGCGGACCAGCCTGCCGCGACTGCGCTACGACCAGTTCATGAACCTCGGCTGGAAGGTGCTGATCCCGATCTCGCTCACGTGGGTGATGGTGGTGGCCGTCATCCGAGCCGCGATCGGCACGTCCGACGACGATGATCTGGCCCGATCCCTGGTGTCGGCCGGCGCCGGCCTCGTGGTGACCGCCCTGATCGGCTACGCCATCTGGCGGCTGATGCGGCTGCCCCGGGTCTCGCTACGCGACTCCTCCGTCGCCGCTACTCGACCGGCGGGCCAAGGGGCTACCCGAGCGGCGGAGGAAGCCTTCGACCCGATGGCCGGCGGATTCCCGGTCCCGCCGATGCCCGGACAGGTTCTTCCGAGTGCGCCTGTCCAGAAACCTCCGTCCGACCCCGCGAAGGAGACGACCGATGCCTGA